Sequence from the Panicum virgatum strain AP13 chromosome 5N, P.virgatum_v5, whole genome shotgun sequence genome:
GTTTATGATTTGTATCAGGCACATCCTGCAGAAAACGACCCAAAGGATCCAACACAGCCAAATCGGTTTAATGCAGTCATTGAAAAAATTGAGCGCCTTTACATGGTAGTACACACCGGGCTTAGTTTTATCTCGGGTTCACTATGCATGCTCTTTTTGACTCAATATTATGAATTGCCAGGGCAAACATAGTAGTGACGAAGAAGATCTGGACGATGTACCAGATGATGATCAGTATGACACTGAGGATTCGTTTATTGATGATGCTGAGTTGGTTAGTTATTCAAACTTTTGTTCTTATTTCTAGATGAATTTGTCTTTATTGCTTCTGGGTCAGCTTTATGCTCATTAAATCTGACACCTCAAAGGACTTGATCTTGTATGTCCTATAGTTACTATGCAGGTTGCATTAAATAATATTGCTTGATGTACCCATCTATTTATGACATTTACCCTAGCCCTCTGTTCTACCCTTCTGAACTCTCTGCTTATTGGTAGGGGAAATCTTATTATTTACTCTTATATGGCATTGCTACTTGAGATCTaatagaatatttgattgtGTATCTGACAAATCAAAACCTGAGCTTATGTCTGCAAATTGAAAAAGGTGCATCTAAATATTTCTACCATACTGAACTGCCTACCTTTTTTAATATATAATGGTTCAGTTTAAACAGATACTGTAATGTGATTTAGTCATCTTGTATATAAGTATATTTACAATGCTTTTCGTGAGATATGCTAAAACATGTTTCTTTGCACCGTTAACTTTTTTACGTCTCTTGAGAATGAATCTTCTTTTGTATTACTAATTTACTTCATGTTTTCCTCTTTGCAGGATGAATATTTTGAAGTTGATAATTTGAAAAGTAAGCACGATGGGTATTTTGTGAACAAAGGAAAGCTGGAACAGATGTAAGTTTCCTCCGATATTTTAATTTGGAGTAAATAGGGATGCAAATAACATTTATGCTTTACACCCTTCTGCCTAATGCATATGGATTCTTTTCTGATTGGCACAATTAGTACTTATTTTTAGCTTTCGATATACATGCTGTGCTAGCTGACATAAAATGCCATTCGCATTGAGAATAAACTCATAATCGTCACAACAAAAATGAGAATAACAAATGGTTACTCTGCAGTCTGCACATGGCTTTTATAGATGTTAGCATGGGTGATTTACGTCAGTTTAATCAAAGCAATGGATCAAAAATAACATCATTAAATGCTTACTTGTACACCTGCATTTCTATGTCGATGGCAGCACCAAGCCACCAATGAAATATTCATCAATTTGACCCTCTTTTGCAGTGAACTTGGCGCATCGGCAAATGTTGctccaaaaaaaagaagaagaaaggactCAGCAAGTACTTATCTTGAGACTAATCAGCATGCTCCAGTTGATTATTTCAATATTGGTGATGTGCCTGGGAAATCCTTTGGAAGAGGTACTGTGCAGTCAGGGAAGCAATTAGCTAGTAGCACCGTAGGTTCATATGGTCAATACCATGAGGACAacagagtggtgaagagcaaaaCCAGTGGTCCTGGAGGAGCCCCTAAAAGAAAATCTTCTGATTTCTCCGTTGCTGCTGATGCTACAGCGCGTGCTAAGATCAGTAAGGATGCTTCGCTTGCTCCTTTGGAGCTAAGAGACTTGGAAAAGCATAAAGCTGCAGCACTACCTGTTGATTATGCACATAAGTCAAAAACCAGCGAGACATATGATTATGCTTATTCAGCTTACAGGGATAAAGGTACTTCAGTGCAACTTGATTTCCAACAAAGAAAGGCAAGCGGGGTAAATCAAGATCCATCAAATAGAATCTATCGCAAAGAGAAGTATGGAACAAGTGAATATCCTGTCATGGCTATGGGTACTGCTGTCTATTCTACACAAACAGTGGTAAGAGTCCTGTTCTCGATGTGGACACAAGATTAAGCCTTCAACCCATTTCTCATAGTCACATTCTTGTTACCTGTATCACCAAATATTTTATATATTGTAACTCAACACTTTCTGTTGTTTTCAGAACCCTGTTGTTGGTAGGGAGGGTTCAGGTACGAAACCCAAAGGCACCAGGCTTGAGCGAGCTATTCGGGATCTCCAGAAGATTGTTGCTGAATGTGAGTTACAGTATTCCCCTGATGTGCTGGAGCCTTTCTGTGGACAAAGTAGTGTTGGAAATAATTTGAGATGCTTGAAATTCTCCTTGCAGATAGACCACCAACGATTGATATTAATGAGGTAGATCCAAATGGTCAGGCAGCAGTTAAAAGACGTTTGCCTCAAGAAGTAAAGCAAAAGCTTGCCAAGGTTGCAAGGTTATCGGTATGTACCGCCATGTCCAAATTTACTTCATTTTTAACCGTGAATACCCTGTCTGAACTTTGAAAGTTATGGTTGCATACCAGATATGTATGCTTTGGCTTTTTCAGCTTTGCTTTCTCTAAAATTATTGACCAAGTGGCCGTTCTTCAAAATCTTGTGTCAGTTCTGTTAATTGCAATATCCATTTAGcgcatttttttatttgtacCAAATACGAATCTCTTGTATTTCAATTTCTTACTCAAACTTACAATGCAGAATCCTCTCTCACTACTTTGTGGTTACTTTAGCTGTCCATAAATACTGTTGTGTGGTGTAGGCAAATCAAGGGAAGATCCAAGAACATGAGTTGATGGACCGCCTTATGGGCATAGTTGGGCACCTTGTGCAGCGCAGGACACTGAAGGTTAGTGATGGAAGCTAGTAAACTTATCTTGGACTTGACTTCATGGTATTGTATGGCACTGGTTGGCTGCCTCTTTGTGTTTAATtcttcattttttattttcaaatttgaaaagttacCTAAAGATTTTTTGAATACTCACATTATGTTCATCTTAGTATATGTTAGCAAAAATTACAATATAGCTTGAATGTCATTTTTTTGGTTAAACTAATTGTACATTTTAGAAATGATCACTTCCAATAGAGTGCGTATTAAAAAGAAGATCAATCATGCCAGGACATACCATCAAATGTTTATCTGTAATAACTTCTTTTATGTTGCAAAAGATTTTGGTAATCTCTGTTCTAAAAAAAGATTATGGTAATCTGAGATAAGTGATCATCATCCGGTAAATACTCAAATACCATAACCAATGCTGATCTGTGAGGTCAATATAAAGGTGCATTTGGCAGAGCTCCCAGAGCTGATTCTTTAATGAATCCAGCaggagctctgccaaacaaTTTTTCATAGAGAAGTGATTCTCTGCTGATTCTGTGAAGTGAAAGTGATTATGTGTAATGAACTAAGAGGCTGGGAGCTGAAAAAAAGTAGCTTCTCTTGATTCTGTGGAGTGATTCTCCATCCTGATATTAAGAGTTTATGCTAGAGAATCAAAGAGAATCACTTTCA
This genomic interval carries:
- the LOC120672910 gene encoding ubinuclein-1-like isoform X3, giving the protein MEDPVAAPSSSATAPAAAAARVPAATAAVPAAAAAPPALAPQQPPATAAAVPEAVAACRRQLFTVELRPGETTIVSWKKLLKEAGQAAPAPAPAVAAEPAFAAHAGPSGAAHPAENDPKDPTQPNRFNAVIEKIERLYMGKHSSDEEDLDDVPDDDQYDTEDSFIDDAELDEYFEVDNLKSKHDGYFVNKGKLEQIELGASANVAPKKRRRKDSASTYLETNQHAPVDYFNIGDVPGKSFGRGTVQSGKQLASSTVGSYGQYHEDNRVVKSKTSGPGGAPKRKSSDFSVAADATARAKISKDASLAPLELRDLEKHKAAALPVDYAHKSKTSETYDYAYSAYRDKGTSVQLDFQQRKASGVNQDPSNRIYRKEKYGTSEYPVMAMGTAVYSTQTVNPVVGREGSGTKPKGTRLERAIRDLQKIVAEYRPPTIDINEVDPNGQAAVKRRLPQEVKQKLAKVARLSANQGKIQEHELMDRLMGIVGHLVQRRTLKRNMKEMVESGLSAKLEKADRFQRIKMEINEMIKTRVAAKSKVANDERRALKGKSVMDAALEDRICDLYDLYVEGMDEDKGPQSRKLYVELAELWPQGYMDNVGIKDAICRSKDRKRLLYNQHKVRNEERMKRKRLAASAKLQEGYPGVMQSVVPQVAQPPITNPMIYPAPDYGQNQALKSYERVRETSSSAIPDDSNRNAGEMKKKKRKPEYDTVDTQANIPKAPLQHGNEKQKPSKPLDEANAGSQLTQTVLGLPTVLGHNQQPN
- the LOC120672910 gene encoding ubinuclein-1-like isoform X5, with amino-acid sequence MRAHLAHPAENDPKDPTQPNRFNAVIEKIERLYMGKHSSDEEDLDDVPDDDQYDTEDSFIDDAELDEYFEVDNLKSKHDGYFVNKGKLEQIELGASANVAPKKRRRKDSASTYLETNQHAPVDYFNIGDVPGKSFGRGTVQSGKQLASSTVGSYGQYHEDNRVVKSKTSGPGGAPKRKSSDFSVAADATARAKISKDASLAPLELRDLEKHKAAALPVDYAHKSKTSETYDYAYSAYRDKGTSVQLDFQQRKASGVNQDPSNRIYRKEKYGTSEYPVMAMGTAVYSTQTVNPVVGREGSGTKPKGTRLERAIRDLQKIVAEYRPPTIDINEVDPNGQAAVKRRLPQEVKQKLAKVARLSANQGKIQEHELMDRLMGIVGHLVQRRTLKRNMKEMVESGLSAKLEKADRFQRIKMEINEMIKTRVAAKSKVNEQQDGSADDFQVANDERRALKGKSVMDAALEDRICDLYDLYVEGMDEDKGPQSRKLYVELAELWPQGYMDNVGIKDAICRSKDRKRLLYNQHKVRNEERMKRKRLAASAKLQEGYPGVMQSVVPQVAQPPITNPMIYPAPDYGQNQALKSYERVRETSSSAIPDDSNRNAGEMKKKKRKPEYDTVDTQANIPKAPLQHGNEKQKPSKPLDEANAGSQLTQTVLGLPTVLGHNQQPN